A single region of the Saprospiraceae bacterium genome encodes:
- a CDS encoding GNAT family N-acetyltransferase — protein sequence MISNTLSTDRLILRAFTLDDVDFIIQLLNTPGWLQFIGDRGVKTVSDAEAYLLNGPMKSYQVNGFGLSMVALKSDGRPIGMCGLIKRDMLEDVDIGYALLPEFAGQGYAFEIASATLDYARKDLGFSRIVAITDPQNSHSIRLLEKLGLRFEKMVKLANDDKEIMFFATT from the coding sequence ATGATATCAAACACCCTAAGCACCGACCGCTTAATCCTTCGTGCCTTTACCCTGGACGATGTAGATTTTATTATTCAATTGCTGAACACGCCTGGCTGGTTGCAATTCATTGGCGATCGGGGGGTGAAGACGGTCAGTGATGCCGAGGCCTATCTGTTGAATGGTCCCATGAAAAGTTACCAGGTCAATGGCTTTGGCCTGTCTATGGTCGCCCTGAAATCGGATGGCCGCCCCATCGGGATGTGTGGATTAATAAAACGAGACATGCTGGAAGATGTGGACATTGGTTATGCCTTGCTCCCTGAATTTGCTGGCCAAGGTTATGCTTTTGAAATTGCCTCTGCTACCTTGGATTATGCCAGGAAAGACCTGGGCTTTAGCCGAATAGTCGCCATCACTGATCCCCAGAATAGCCATTCTATCAGATTATTGGAAAAATTAGGTTTGCGATTTGAGAAGATGGTCAAATTGGCAAATGATGACAAGGAAATCATGTTTTTTGCAACGACTTAA
- a CDS encoding MBL fold metallo-hydrolase has product MLAQEPLELTYTGNMGVLIHDQKTAILIDGLHKEYQAAYLFPPPALTNQLINGQKGIPAISLLLNTHFHRDHFDEALSAQFLQKNPTASFIGSQQAVDLIGEASDQLQQRLIAIPYEDYQKRQFAFTGFSVKAFKMDHVNPTRHHAVQNLGFIINIDGLKILHIGDSHWYEDIQLFEKVKMMDENIDVAILPYWMLLSEKDKEQLNQYIHPEYLIATHIPPDLSEADAKAIWRIFPNAILFQALGQTLHVERG; this is encoded by the coding sequence ATGCTGGCCCAAGAACCCCTTGAGTTGACCTATACAGGTAATATGGGGGTTTTAATTCACGATCAAAAAACAGCGATATTAATAGATGGGCTTCACAAGGAATACCAAGCTGCTTACCTATTTCCCCCTCCTGCGCTTACCAATCAATTAATCAATGGACAAAAGGGAATTCCTGCTATTTCGCTGCTCCTTAATACCCACTTTCATCGAGATCATTTTGACGAAGCGCTCAGTGCTCAGTTCCTGCAAAAAAATCCGACTGCCTCTTTTATTGGATCTCAGCAGGCAGTAGATTTGATCGGTGAGGCCTCGGACCAATTACAGCAACGGTTAATCGCTATTCCTTATGAAGATTACCAAAAAAGACAGTTTGCTTTTACTGGTTTTTCTGTAAAGGCCTTTAAAATGGACCATGTGAATCCCACTCGACATCATGCCGTTCAAAATCTTGGATTTATTATAAACATTGATGGCTTAAAAATCTTACATATAGGCGATAGTCATTGGTACGAAGACATTCAGTTGTTTGAAAAAGTGAAGATGATGGATGAAAATATAGATGTTGCCATTCTTCCCTATTGGATGTTATTATCCGAAAAAGATAAAGAACAATTGAATCAGTATATCCATCCCGAATACCTGATTGCCACCCATATTCCTCCCGACCTAAGTGAAGCAGATGCTAAGGCGATATGGCGTATATTCCCCAATGCCATTTTATTCCAGGCTTTGGGGCAAACCCTGCATGTGGAGAGGGGGTAG
- a CDS encoding serine protease, translated as MKFDPVKSIFKVTSSVGEEFGTCFIIHKDLHHTYFLTCEHVVQDSGGVENLLIEEENVSLFASDASSNFDIAILKVSKVFDAPALELNFSPPNIDNSIHLSGHGFYSVGKQVLLESFTCSISKEMIITSSNKREKAWWITISSTNKLQQGFSGSPVLDKNGRVLGFVNQRKGSGEEGLAISIATLKFIWPEAPFYEKNTSAVQNRLHKDDSSLINFKNEIEVLKNILFEEDKNLRLIAIEGKSGMGKSRLIREYLQIIKTGDFPMRVIDLKDPLGVEALLDRLISDLGEKHFKNYQEFLFDKKPQNLSRYQEKEWHKNLNRKFFLDLSESSIEAKYFLIFDHFEKADRDFKEWISMHFLERITQKSPIVVIIGGQEIPVFSYEEKHRLSFKLDSISIDHYMEYIAQKNISIRSEDLKLVHQVCNGSPSQLVQFIHKHLTN; from the coding sequence ATGAAATTTGATCCAGTAAAATCCATTTTCAAAGTTACCAGTTCTGTGGGTGAAGAGTTTGGCACTTGTTTCATTATTCACAAAGACCTTCATCATACTTATTTTCTCACATGTGAACACGTTGTGCAGGACAGTGGAGGAGTAGAAAATTTGTTAATTGAGGAAGAAAATGTTTCGCTTTTTGCCTCAGATGCTTCTTCAAATTTTGACATAGCGATACTTAAAGTCTCTAAGGTATTCGATGCCCCAGCTCTTGAATTAAACTTTAGCCCCCCAAATATAGATAATTCTATACATTTATCCGGACATGGGTTTTATAGTGTGGGGAAACAAGTATTGTTAGAAAGTTTTACTTGTTCTATAAGCAAAGAAATGATCATTACTTCTTCTAATAAAAGAGAAAAAGCCTGGTGGATAACAATCTCGTCGACAAATAAATTACAACAAGGATTTAGCGGTTCACCTGTTTTGGATAAAAATGGGCGTGTTTTAGGATTTGTCAATCAAAGAAAAGGAAGCGGAGAGGAAGGCCTTGCCATTTCTATCGCCACGCTCAAATTCATTTGGCCAGAGGCACCATTTTATGAAAAAAATACTAGTGCCGTCCAAAACCGCTTACATAAAGATGATAGTTCCCTTATCAATTTTAAAAATGAAATTGAAGTCCTAAAAAACATCCTTTTTGAAGAAGACAAAAATTTAAGATTAATAGCTATTGAAGGCAAAAGTGGAATGGGCAAATCTCGCCTGATTCGGGAATACCTCCAAATTATTAAAACCGGAGACTTCCCAATGCGTGTTATTGATTTAAAAGATCCATTAGGAGTAGAAGCGCTTTTAGATCGATTAATTTCGGATTTAGGAGAAAAGCATTTTAAAAATTATCAAGAATTTTTATTTGATAAAAAACCACAAAATCTAAGTCGTTATCAAGAGAAAGAATGGCATAAAAATCTTAATAGAAAGTTCTTCCTTGATTTAAGTGAGTCCTCAATAGAAGCAAAGTATTTTTTAATATTCGACCACTTTGAAAAGGCTGATAGAGACTTTAAAGAATGGATTTCAATGCATTTTTTGGAAAGAATAACACAAAAATCTCCAATTGTTGTCATTATCGGTGGTCAGGAAATCCCTGTGTTTTCTTATGAAGAAAAACACAGGCTCTCTTTCAAACTTGATTCTATATCTATAGATCACTACATGGAGTATATAGCACAAAAAAACATTTCAATCAGATCCGAAGATTTAAAATTAGTCCATCAGGTTTGTAATGGCTCCCCAAGTCAGTTGGTTCAATTTATTCACAAACACCTAACTAACTAG
- a CDS encoding Crp/Fnr family transcriptional regulator, translating into MFDNFWTFTEQFVSFSNKEKERIKSSLILRDVPKNHVLIDFGDIAKEAFFINKGILRFYYISDEGNEITGFVFQENMMAGSHESFFSQVPSIQVLETLEAAELLVLPYDQLQQLYLEVPKMNIMVRKLLEQRMAHAQKVIASLIINKPIDRYQAYQTLHPGLENRIPQHVLASYMGITPVSLSRIRRRLTEK; encoded by the coding sequence ATGTTTGACAACTTCTGGACCTTTACCGAGCAATTTGTCTCCTTTTCCAACAAAGAAAAGGAACGCATAAAATCGAGCCTCATCCTAAGAGACGTCCCCAAAAATCACGTACTCATTGATTTTGGAGACATTGCAAAAGAAGCGTTCTTTATCAATAAAGGCATTCTACGTTTCTACTATATCTCCGACGAAGGAAATGAAATTACAGGGTTTGTATTTCAAGAAAACATGATGGCAGGTTCCCACGAAAGTTTCTTTTCACAGGTGCCGAGCATCCAGGTTTTGGAGACCCTCGAAGCAGCCGAATTATTAGTCTTACCCTATGACCAGCTGCAACAATTATACCTGGAAGTGCCAAAGATGAACATCATGGTCAGAAAACTATTAGAACAGCGCATGGCGCATGCGCAAAAAGTCATCGCTTCCCTAATCATCAACAAACCCATCGACCGATACCAAGCCTATCAAACGCTCCACCCGGGGCTCGAAAACCGCATTCCTCAGCATGTTTTGGCTAGTTATATGGGCATTACGCCCGTTTCCTTAAGCAGGATCCGGCGGCGGCTAACAGAGAAATAG
- a CDS encoding c-type cytochrome, with the protein MTTSIKMLFNTACQIFGIAAIVLGSFQCTKTDETALKINKGDHIVLIGNNLGSRMMNYGHFETEMQLRYPDSLLYIRNMCDGGNTPGFRPHSGRVSPWAFPGAERFQTELAHPSGSEGHFETPDQWITRLEADVILAFFGYNESFQGPEGLENYKAELEAFILHTLSQKYNGDTPPRLAIVSPIAFEDLSDKYDYPDGQKENANLALYTEAMREVAAKTQVHFVDVFTPSKKWFESSKTPLTIDGSQLSDAGYAKLGPLLADKVFGKTAPKAEKHRDLVKAAVLEKNWFWHNDFKIPNGVHVFGRRYNPFGPDNYPAELKKIREMTAIRDEAIWLATKGEVMDLAAADQKTTVLPPVETNYQPSEKNGNPEYLYGQDALDKLQVAPGYKIELFASETEFKDLANPMQLSFDNKGRLWVATMPTYPHYRPGDPKPNDKIIILEDTDGDGKADKQTTFADGLHIPVGFEFAPEGVYVSQGTNLILLSDIDGDDKADTKEIIMSGFDDHDTHHVISAFCADPSGALYMGEGVFLHTNVETSYGPVRGTNGGFYRFSPQRRQLERTAQLAIPNPWGIAFDEWGQNFFAETSGPDMRWMMPGSVKPRYGVATHKSFNLIEKEHLVRPTSGLEFVSSRHFPDDVQGDLLINNTIGFLGTKQHTMVDDTTGYVSKHRLDLVIGGDKNFRPVDMEFAPDGSLYIVDWHNVLIGHMQHNARDPLRDHVHGRIYRITYPSRPLVEPAKIDGASIEELLENLKLPEYRTRYRTRRELRARKASDVLAKLTAWAAKLDKNDPRYEHHLLEGLWVSWGLNQIDENLLRQLLKAKDFRARTAAVRVLRYGGHQIADQAELLMEAARDEHNRVRLETIVAASWLAPEVGIPIATEAGKMPLDRWMINAHKTTLAHLNGHKVDDAPKEQARTHLVAVADRELYFNGKAIYEREGFCATCHQVDGKGLESSGFPPLAGTKWALGNEERLIKLALKGLMGPIEVLGKTYPGQVPMTPYGGMLNDAELAAVLTYVRNAFGNRASVITPDKVKEVRALTDGKTGFYSPEELLKQHPLEEAIQ; encoded by the coding sequence ATGACAACAAGTATCAAAATGCTGTTCAACACAGCATGTCAAATCTTTGGCATAGCGGCCATAGTCCTGGGCTCCTTCCAGTGCACTAAAACCGATGAAACAGCTTTAAAAATCAACAAAGGAGATCATATTGTTCTAATCGGTAATAACCTGGGCTCCAGGATGATGAACTACGGCCATTTCGAGACTGAAATGCAGCTGCGCTATCCCGATAGCCTACTCTATATTCGAAATATGTGCGACGGGGGGAACACGCCGGGATTCCGACCGCACTCTGGCCGGGTATCCCCTTGGGCTTTCCCTGGGGCAGAGCGTTTTCAGACCGAATTGGCTCATCCCTCAGGCAGTGAAGGGCATTTCGAAACACCAGACCAATGGATCACGCGCCTTGAAGCAGATGTCATCCTGGCTTTTTTTGGCTATAATGAGTCTTTTCAGGGGCCCGAGGGCTTAGAAAACTACAAAGCAGAGCTGGAGGCATTTATCTTACATACCTTAAGTCAAAAGTACAATGGCGACACGCCGCCCCGCCTGGCCATTGTTTCGCCCATAGCCTTTGAAGACCTATCCGACAAATACGATTACCCTGATGGCCAAAAGGAAAATGCCAACCTGGCCCTTTATACCGAAGCGATGAGGGAGGTAGCAGCTAAAACACAAGTACATTTTGTAGATGTCTTTACTCCGTCTAAAAAATGGTTTGAATCCAGCAAAACGCCCTTGACGATTGATGGTTCGCAGCTGTCGGATGCAGGTTATGCCAAATTGGGGCCGCTCCTGGCGGATAAGGTATTTGGGAAAACGGCTCCCAAAGCAGAAAAACACCGCGACTTGGTGAAAGCAGCGGTACTGGAGAAAAACTGGTTTTGGCACAACGACTTCAAAATCCCCAATGGGGTGCATGTCTTTGGCCGCCGTTACAATCCTTTTGGCCCAGATAACTACCCTGCCGAGTTGAAAAAAATCAGGGAAATGACCGCTATTCGGGACGAAGCCATTTGGCTTGCTACGAAGGGCGAAGTCATGGACCTGGCCGCAGCCGACCAAAAGACGACCGTCCTCCCGCCAGTTGAAACCAACTACCAGCCCAGCGAGAAAAATGGTAACCCAGAATATCTCTATGGGCAGGATGCGCTGGATAAACTCCAGGTTGCACCTGGGTACAAGATCGAACTTTTCGCTTCTGAAACGGAATTCAAAGACCTGGCAAACCCTATGCAGCTTTCCTTTGATAACAAAGGACGCCTTTGGGTCGCTACGATGCCAACGTATCCTCATTATCGCCCCGGAGACCCTAAGCCCAATGATAAGATCATTATCCTCGAAGATACCGATGGCGATGGAAAAGCAGATAAACAAACGACCTTTGCCGATGGTCTGCATATCCCCGTTGGCTTCGAATTCGCACCGGAAGGCGTATATGTTTCGCAGGGTACAAACCTGATCCTCCTTAGTGACATTGACGGCGATGACAAAGCAGATACCAAGGAAATCATCATGAGCGGTTTTGACGATCATGATACCCATCACGTGATCAGTGCTTTTTGCGCTGACCCCTCCGGAGCACTATACATGGGTGAAGGTGTATTTTTGCATACCAATGTAGAAACCTCCTATGGCCCCGTCCGTGGTACCAATGGTGGATTTTATCGTTTTAGTCCACAACGGCGACAGCTGGAGCGTACGGCTCAGCTCGCCATTCCCAATCCCTGGGGCATTGCCTTTGACGAATGGGGGCAAAATTTCTTTGCCGAAACCTCTGGCCCGGATATGCGCTGGATGATGCCGGGATCGGTAAAACCGAGGTATGGAGTAGCTACCCATAAATCCTTTAATTTGATCGAAAAAGAGCACCTTGTACGGCCAACTTCCGGTCTGGAATTTGTTTCCAGCCGGCACTTCCCCGATGATGTCCAAGGGGACCTTTTGATCAACAATACCATTGGTTTTTTGGGAACCAAGCAGCATACGATGGTGGATGATACAACTGGCTATGTAAGCAAACATCGGCTAGATTTGGTCATAGGGGGTGATAAAAACTTCCGACCTGTGGACATGGAATTTGCCCCTGACGGATCCTTATATATTGTAGATTGGCACAATGTCCTCATCGGCCATATGCAACATAATGCCCGTGATCCGCTACGTGATCATGTACACGGACGCATTTATCGCATCACCTACCCTTCTCGCCCCTTGGTCGAGCCCGCCAAAATAGATGGTGCAAGTATCGAAGAGCTGCTCGAAAACCTCAAACTTCCAGAATATCGCACCCGTTATCGGACCCGACGTGAATTGCGTGCCCGTAAGGCAAGCGATGTGCTGGCCAAGCTCACCGCCTGGGCTGCCAAGCTGGATAAAAACGACCCAAGATATGAGCATCACCTATTGGAAGGACTGTGGGTGAGTTGGGGATTGAATCAAATCGATGAAAACCTGCTTCGACAATTGCTCAAAGCAAAAGATTTCAGGGCGCGCACAGCAGCCGTCCGGGTGCTGCGATATGGCGGTCATCAAATCGCAGATCAGGCGGAATTGCTGATGGAGGCAGCCAGGGACGAGCACAACCGGGTGCGCCTGGAAACCATCGTCGCAGCCTCCTGGCTGGCACCTGAAGTTGGCATTCCCATCGCGACGGAGGCGGGCAAGATGCCCCTTGATAGGTGGATGATTAATGCCCATAAAACAACACTGGCTCACCTGAATGGGCACAAAGTCGATGATGCGCCCAAGGAGCAAGCAAGAACGCATCTCGTTGCCGTTGCCGATCGGGAGCTTTACTTCAACGGGAAGGCCATTTATGAACGAGAAGGTTTCTGTGCTACCTGCCATCAGGTGGATGGGAAGGGATTGGAATCATCTGGTTTCCCCCCTCTTGCTGGTACCAAGTGGGCGCTGGGCAATGAAGAACGGCTGATTAAACTTGCCCTCAAAGGATTGATGGGACCGATTGAAGTCCTTGGCAAGACCTATCCGGGGCAGGTGCCTATGACCCCTTACGGTGGCATGCTAAATGACGCGGAGTTGGCCGCCGTTTTAACCTATGTTCGCAATGCGTTCGGCAATAGAGCCTCCGTTATTACACCAGATAAGGTAAAGGAGGTGCGAGCACTTACGGATGGTAAAACGGGATTTTATTCGCCCGAAGAACTGTTAAAACAACATCCGCTTGAAGAAGCGATTCAGTAA
- a CDS encoding CU044_2847 family protein has translation MDNTKLIKLKDGTLVEVTDLSDRMQKISNKNAEKVEKGLEQIEPLFQRAIDSVVKNISWETDSLLIDQIEIELGMGFEAEGNIYVVKGKGSANFNVKFCIKPKPTSSEQNEI, from the coding sequence ATGGACAATACAAAATTAATAAAGCTCAAGGATGGGACGTTGGTTGAGGTCACTGATCTCTCTGATAGAATGCAGAAAATATCTAATAAGAATGCTGAAAAAGTAGAAAAAGGACTAGAACAAATTGAACCTCTTTTTCAAAGAGCTATTGATTCAGTTGTAAAAAATATCAGCTGGGAAACTGATAGCTTATTGATAGATCAAATTGAGATTGAACTCGGTATGGGGTTTGAAGCAGAAGGGAATATATATGTTGTCAAAGGTAAAGGCTCTGCCAATTTTAATGTAAAATTTTGTATAAAACCCAAACCAACTTCATCTGAACAAAATGAAATTTGA
- a CDS encoding GNAT family N-acetyltransferase, with the protein MNLTFRGIQPEDHADFFPFVHQLYEGDDKGGKMTQAKIAQTIDTLEKQPSAGQVLVVTSGTTLIGYAILIRYWSNEYGGWLIFIDEFFVSAPFRNKGVGAQFMHYVTEAHFDDVVGFALEVMPNNDGALALYKRLGFEEDGRYHLFKKAAPVP; encoded by the coding sequence ATGAACCTGACATTTCGAGGTATTCAACCAGAAGACCATGCGGATTTTTTCCCATTTGTTCATCAGCTGTATGAAGGCGATGATAAGGGCGGAAAAATGACCCAAGCCAAAATAGCGCAGACCATTGACACGTTGGAAAAGCAGCCCAGTGCGGGCCAAGTGCTGGTCGTCACCAGCGGCACAACCTTGATCGGATATGCTATTTTGATCCGTTATTGGAGCAATGAGTATGGTGGCTGGTTAATTTTTATTGACGAGTTTTTTGTATCAGCACCTTTCCGGAATAAGGGCGTGGGAGCTCAATTTATGCACTACGTCACCGAGGCTCATTTCGATGACGTAGTGGGCTTTGCCCTGGAGGTCATGCCCAATAATGATGGGGCATTAGCCTTATATAAAAGACTAGGTTTTGAAGAAGACGGCCGCTACCATTTATTCAAAAAGGCTGCTCCAGTGCCATAG
- a CDS encoding MotA/TolQ/ExbB proton channel family protein yields the protein MFQTKSIKVVFSALGAVCIWLFLLLLSNIGSAESGFHRLIEILGGSSSGYIQATMYALFAYSIFELMEKRKAIQQQYQGFNFGLLPTQDQLVLSPEEVAQIKLQTIQLEKSGQHYLVSDFIKKACTQYRNDESIGETLQVFNAQVDTTKEEMEGGLEMIRYLQGAIISLGFVGTLIGLSNSIGMAHLAKTIEGMPQITKSLNVAFDTTLVALLIGLVLNFFYHRYLKEMDTFYSQAKSYVINNLISRIYKPAA from the coding sequence ATGTTCCAAACAAAAAGTATAAAAGTCGTTTTCAGTGCCTTGGGAGCCGTATGCATATGGCTATTTCTCCTCTTGTTGAGCAATATTGGTTCAGCCGAATCCGGTTTTCACCGCTTGATCGAGATACTGGGCGGTTCTTCCAGTGGTTATATTCAGGCAACAATGTATGCCCTTTTCGCCTACAGTATTTTTGAATTGATGGAGAAACGAAAAGCCATCCAACAGCAATACCAGGGTTTTAATTTCGGCCTACTGCCAACCCAGGATCAATTGGTCTTGTCACCTGAAGAAGTGGCCCAGATCAAGCTCCAAACCATTCAACTGGAAAAAAGCGGGCAACATTACCTTGTCAGTGATTTTATCAAAAAGGCTTGTACACAATACCGCAATGATGAATCAATTGGCGAAACACTACAAGTCTTTAATGCCCAGGTGGATACGACCAAAGAAGAAATGGAAGGTGGCCTGGAAATGATCCGGTATTTGCAAGGAGCCATTATTTCATTGGGCTTTGTGGGTACTTTGATTGGCTTATCTAATTCCATTGGTATGGCGCACCTGGCCAAGACCATCGAAGGGATGCCTCAAATCACCAAGAGCCTCAATGTTGCTTTTGACACCACCCTGGTCGCCCTTCTGATTGGCCTGGTGCTCAATTTCTTTTACCATCGCTACTTGAAGGAAATGGATACTTTTTATTCACAGGCTAAGTCTTATGTGATTAATAATCTGATTAGCCGGATTTATAAGCCTGCGGCTTGA
- a CDS encoding porin family protein: protein MKTSALNLVVLLTLFASTLMAQSNAFFIGANGGANLSKFKYTEDLSELYPTTNAIFGLNGGVSLGFEIQNFTFSTGLQYIQKGSEYQTNNFTDEKGTGFFSAKEKLHYISIPLLVGYRKYFGDKIGLSFTMGPSINFGLAGNIDETTEYFGSDEVEMENFKVAYGSGVNDDYRATQIGFQVSPGIVYNINDRSKFTFNITWDFGTGDSFNPRYKNANDFFTDFKGNEINRSTLFTVGYERHFSFGDKY from the coding sequence ATGAAAACATCTGCATTGAATCTAGTAGTCCTATTAACTTTATTTGCCAGCACTCTAATGGCCCAAAGTAATGCCTTTTTCATTGGTGCCAATGGCGGCGCCAACCTTTCCAAGTTCAAATACACTGAAGATTTGAGCGAATTATACCCCACTACCAATGCCATTTTTGGCTTAAACGGAGGGGTAAGCCTCGGCTTTGAAATCCAAAACTTCACTTTTTCCACGGGCCTGCAATACATCCAAAAAGGGAGTGAATACCAGACCAACAATTTCACGGATGAGAAAGGAACCGGGTTTTTCTCTGCCAAAGAAAAGCTACATTATATCTCCATTCCCTTATTGGTGGGTTACCGAAAATATTTTGGCGATAAGATCGGACTTTCCTTCACGATGGGGCCTTCTATTAACTTTGGCCTTGCAGGAAACATAGACGAAACGACCGAATATTTTGGTTCCGACGAGGTAGAAATGGAAAATTTTAAAGTCGCCTATGGCTCTGGTGTGAATGATGATTACCGCGCCACACAAATCGGCTTCCAGGTGTCTCCAGGGATTGTGTACAACATCAACGACAGAAGTAAATTCACCTTCAATATTACCTGGGATTTTGGCACGGGCGACTCCTTCAACCCTCGCTATAAAAATGCCAATGATTTCTTTACTGATTTTAAAGGAAATGAGATCAACCGCTCTACGCTATTTACAGTGGGATATGAGCGTCATTTTTCCTTTGGCGATAAATACTAA